The nucleotide sequence GAGGTATGTGTGACACAGATACATAGGTGTGAGCTGAGCAGATTCTGCTGATCTGCTTGAAGCTAGAATTCTAGGTGCTGAAGACCTGAGAAAAGGCAGATAGGGTTAACAACAAAATAGCCCATTTTCATGTAAATGTGTCCAAATACTCAGAAAAGGCTGGGTAGAAACATAGGAAGTGATTAAACAACAGTCTACTAACTAGGCCTTTCAAATTTCCAGGAGGGTCTTGGGAAGTGACCATGCCAAATTccactccttcctcttcctcccttagTCATCTTGCAGGCACCCTTTTTTTCCCTACAGAATGACCCTAAGACTGCCGAAGCCAAACAACAGAGGAACTGGCTGGAGAACCAATTTCACAGAAAGAAAGCTGGCAAGAGGCAAGGTGTCTCAGGATGGATAAGAGGGTTCTTGGGAGCATGAAGACAACCTCTGAACCCAAGATGCCATTCTCTCCACCACACAACCTTTCTCATGGGCTTAAGGCTGGGCCTTGCCCACTGCTCCCACACAGTGAAGGCAAGGATAGGGAATGAGGGGCCTGCAAAATGGACTAAATTAATTCCCTTGGGAGAAAACCCCAGGGGAATAGATGGTGGGATTGTAAGTTCAGAAGTAAAAAAGCCTTGAAAGGCCATATAGttgaaccctctcattttatagatgaataaagtCAAGCccagagaaagtgacttgccccaaatcagtAAGGCAGTGAGGGGCagaaggccaaatttgaactcaggctctctGACTTCAGACCAAGTGTCCTTTCTATGGCATCATGCTTAGTCCTAGATCTAGCTCTGCTACCACCACTTACTGCATGATTTAAAGTTACTTTATTTCTCCTTGTCTCAGTGCCCAAatctatgaaatggagaaatTGGGACTGGATGACtcctaaaatcccttccagttctaacttcACAATACTGTACTCTACTTACCCTCCCTATCTCCTTAATTCATGCTACctccaacctcagatactaaaGAGTTCCCCGAGGAAAGGTTAAGTATCTGAGAGTTAGCCTGAAGGGAAGACAATATTAGTTTCAAAAATTTGTGGAATTATTCCCTAGAAGGCACTGAGCTTTGGCTCTCTGTCTCCAAAGAAAGCAGGTTCTGGATaaagctggaaaatgagagtCAGTGAGACTCTTAATACTTCCCTGCTGTTGAAGTCTCCTCTTTAAAAGACCTGTGACTTTCTCAGTCTTGGAGAATTTGTAGGGATGAAATATTCATCACTGTACATATCCATCTTGTGATGGGCTTCTCCAAACTCAACTAGGCTGGTCCTAGGCAACAGACACACATAGCTTGTCACTGATCTATATTCAACGTCTTTCCAGCTTGGCAGGCCAGTCAGAACTCGTTTCTTCACTGGCCTGGCCTTCAAGAATCCAGGGTTATTTCTATCCTAGGATGAAACATTGAATTGATGGTGAGACAGGCAGTGGGCAGTAATAGAAACAGGACCCTCACGTTCTGGAATCTTatatttctcaccagttagcactagttaaacataAACTGCAAAACCTGTACTTTCAGTATTAGTCAAGCATAAATTGCAGAATAATCAGTTATCCATTCTGTATCATCAGTCACCTGTACTAGATCTGTAATGTTCTATCTATATTGGGTACCAGCTTTGTGCCTGCTCTATATTATTTACTAATTGTTCTTTATTTACCTTAGTTCTGAACTTATTTATTGCCTATAGTGATCACCTATTGTGCTGTATTCCCCTCCCTCCCTACATTCTAGAAGAGCACTGAGACATCTCCCACACTGACCAATAATGCCAGGTGGAACTGTGGGAAAACATGAGACACGTGCACTAAgggctctggcattccagaaAGATACCCCAAACCTGCATATGCTCCTTATTCTCTGTCTGGTGCCTCCAAGTTCACCTATAACGTGTAACCAAAAACACACCTCCATCGGAATTTGGCCATGCCTATTTTCTAGGGTTTTCAGAAAAAGATGGTGATTTCCTTGGAATGGGAGGATGGCTAGCCCCCAGAccctaataaatatgcaaaccctgAACCACAGGGCTAAGGAGCTGCTACTCCACACCTATAGCAGCTACTTCACCACACTTTGGGTTATTCCATCAGCTCCAGAGAAGCTATTCTACTAGCCCCCTGGGCTAATCTAATCCATCAACCCTAAAACTATCTGATTAGCCCTGAGACCATTCCACCATGTATTAGGCTATTTCTCCACCTtaaacctcttcttcaaataaaattcttttcttacttttggATTGAACACAGTTTGAGTCTTCCAACTTCCAATCAGTCTTGGGccaagaccctgctacaaacttgggtgtgtttctcccacaacagAATGACTTAAATGGAAGAAGGTGAAAACTTCCTGGCAAGTGATTAAATGCAGCAAGTGGGAAGTTGGAGCTCTCTAAGCTAAGAGATCTTAAAAGAGTACATTGTGGTTATTTGACAATTCAGGCATGGTATTAGAGGCTGGGGCTACAGCATGTAACCTCTTTAGGTTCCATCTAGCTCTAACTCTACAAGAACTTAATACTAGATGCCATTTGCCAGCAAGTTACTTGGCATAGAATATATGCCAGCAATCTGCTTGTTTTTCCCTTTAGTACTAGAAATGTCCAAAGCAAGCTTTAAACCCTTTAAGCAAGCACACATTTAACTCAACCAAAACTTTCCACAAATATTCTTCAAGAAGGCAAACTTCAATACATGTGATcctcctggggtgggggtgggggagggaggtggtGTGCAGAACAATTAAGATGTTGTTTAAGAAACTCAAAACCACAAAAACCACTCGATCTTGCTGTAGGTCCCATCCCATTTGAGCAAGATGCTCTTAGCCCAGTCCACACCCAGGAATgagagagtaaaataaaattataaattcttcctAATTGAGATGGTGTCTCAGACACAGATCCCAAACTGGACCAAACCCTTCTGGGGTAAGAACACTAGGTACCTGACATTATTCCATCAAGCCAGAGTCTGACCCTGAATTTATGATGTGTTATGAGTTGCATACTTTTCTTTCAAGGAAAGTAAATGAGAGATAAGTCCAAGTACTCTTAGACTGATTAcctggattctttttttaattcttacagtatTATATACTGCTATGGATGGGAGTAAGAAAGGGGCTCGAAATCCATCTTaatatcccaaaatgaaaatattggctGATTACAGCCTAAAAATAAAGGCCAGTTTCACTTCAGCAGTAAATGTCTCTCCTCAAGAAGTCCTTTCTAGCTGTTGGTGGGGAAGGGTGGGGTGAGTAGTTCTTAGCCTTTTATGTGTCTCATGAACCCTCTGGCAATCTGGTAAATTCTATGGAGCTCTTCTCTGAAGAAcccttttaaagaaaggaaatgcttgaTTTTATTTAGAGgccagtgaaaataaagatgtaattttttttcccatccaaattcatcGACTTGTAAAAATCTATTCCTTGAGGGTCTCCATGGATCCCTAATGAAGAACCTTTATAATAATGAAGTAGACTTGAAGAAGTAGTGGATTTGCCCAGACTCCCAATCAAGCCAACAAGGTAACAGGTTGCCTTAGCTCTTAATTCTTTGTTTTATCCATGCTTTCTAGGAAAGGTGAAAAAAGACACAGAGACGTGCCATTTTCTTGTTATGAATTaaacttcctatttcttttagCTAACTtatattccttcctctctctccaagattctaaaaaaaatcactttctaaATGCTGATTAACACAATTCACTAATCTTATAACCGCACATAGACTCCTTTGCACTTTCAGATTAAAATGTCTTACTCTAGCTTTTCTTCAGCCTTATCTTCCTCTTCTATGACTTATTTCTACAACTAGATGATAATCTCCTTGAAGAAACTGATTAGGctttctattattcttttatttcccccTCCAATATTGAGACCAAATTATTTGATGTATTCAACTTTTGCAAGCTCCTATCTAAAAACATACTTCTTGACCagcaaagtagaacagaaaacaCAGGTGCTAGAATCAGAAGACCAATATTCAAATTCAGGTTCTGACACCTtctggctgtatgatcctgggcaagtcactttacctaacttttagtttcttcatctataaaatgaaagtaatatttaCACTATTATTTAGCTCCCAGGGCTATAGGGAGGAAAGTATTTAGAGTCGTCATCCCTTGTGTCACATTCTACCATGAACTTACCCGGTTGGCTGTCACAGCCAAATTCTGAAGGTTCTGTAGCAGCCCAATGTCAGCGGGGATAAAAGTCAAATTGTTGTGGCTGAGATCCAGGTAGCGTAGCTTGCGGCAGTAGAAGAGCTGAGTAGGGATCTTCTCTATCTTGTTGCGGTTCAGGTAGAGACGCTCCAGGTTAGTGAGGTTCCCGATCTGGATGGGGATGTAGGCAATTTGGTTGTACCACAGCTTAAGGCAAGTGAGGCGATGCAGGTGCTGGAAACTGATGATCTCCTCTATGGTCTTGAGGTTGTTGTCCTTCAGGTCAATCTCCTGCAGGTTGTGGAGGCTGAAGATAGAGTGTGGGATGCGTTCCAAGTCACAGCGGATCAGTTCCAGCTCAGTCAGGTTCACCATCTTCTTCAGACTGTTGAGGACAATCAGCTTGGTCCCTTCATTGTTGATGGAAAGCTTCTGAAGGTGGACTCCGACATCTGTAACCACCTGGGGTAGTTTGGTCAGGTTGCTCTTGAGCCGCAGGACCTTGAGCCGCTTCAGTTCCCTCAGACCGTCGATCACAATGTAGCGGTTGTTCTCAGCATTAAGGTTGCCAGTCAAGTGGAGTTCCTCCAAGGTCTTTAAGCTATAGATCCACAGAGGAATCTCTTTGATGTCAGTGAACTTGATGTGCAAGGCCTTGAGGTTCTCCCTCAGGAAGGCCAGGGCGGGTGCCTCAATCTTGGCTGCCGTGTGGTAGAGCCAAAGTTCCTTGAGGCTGGTGAGCTGGGCGATGCTGGGAGGAATGGTCACGTCAGGGATAAGCTCCAGCTTGAGCACCTCCAGCTCAATGAGGTCAAAGACTGTGTCTGGAATCCCACTCAGCATGAACAGATGCAGCTCCAGCTTGTCCTGGGAGTTCTTGGTGATGCGCTGCCTCAGCTTCTCCAACGTCCACTCATTGTTGAGGTTCAACTGCCGTAACTTATTTTCACTCACTTCTGAGAGGAAGACGGCAAAGCGCTTGGAGTAAAGGGGGTCATACTGGTCAATAAGGTGCAACATGAAGGCAAAGTCGTTCTTCACATCGGGGATGTCACTGTAACTGCTCTCCTCCCGGATGGACTCAAACGAATACTTCTTGAGAGAGCGCCCAAGCATCCACCAGAGTGTATACATGCATATCAGGCCATAGAAGATCACCAGACTAATATAGAAAGAAGCCAGGATCTTGAAGAGAGTGGCTAGAGGGTGGGCACAGCGGTAAGTGCGATAGCCTGTTAGACTCTGAATGTCTACGGTACAGTCAACGTCAAATTTGATGTTGTTGACATAGTACACGGTGTAGCTAATGATTAGGATGAACTTGATCACCTTGATGATTGTCTGCCGCATGTAGAGGCGGTAGACAATGTCCCCTTCCTCCACGTGAGTCCGAAATTTCTTCACTTTCTCAAAGAGAGCTTTGGCCTGCTCCCCTTCCTTCTTGTCTAGCACTCCCGTCTCTGACCGGTCCACAATGCCCTGCTCAATTCTTGACTTGCTCCGCTGTAACATGGGCACGGTAGCCTCTACATCTTCACTCACCGTGGATGACTTCTTGTCCATGGAGCCATTCATCTTATTAAAAGCTGGCTTCGGATCACTCTCCTCTACCACTGTCTCTGAGAGTGCCCGGGTAGTCCAAGGGGAGTCAAAACATTTAAGCAGGATAGAGACAAAGTGCTCCAGTTTAGAACTGGTCCGGGGAAACTTGAACCAGAAGTTACTGCAGGCCAAGAAGATAAGTGTATGGAGCAGCACCAAATAGGGGAAATACTTGGCAAACCAGTGGAGCCGGTTCTCATAGCATACTGCATCCACATAGTTGTACTGATGCCGATCAAGGTCATACTTgattcctttgggccctgggtctggagatggaaggatgGTAGAGTTGTAATAGGTGGTATCTGGGGCAGGAGTAGACCAGCCTTGGAAGGAATCATTGCAAGAGTCTTTAGTAACCCATTTACAAGGGAGACAGATCATCTTGTCTTGGGTAACTTGAAGGGTCCCTCCAAATACTGCAATCATCAGCATGACAATGGATATGTAGTCTGTGAAGACATCCCACCATGGCTTCAGGATTCGGTAGGCTGGCTGAGTATCAGCAAAGTATCGGAGCTCAGTGACAGGAATCATGGTTTAACCTGAAAGGAACCCACAGGCAGGTGTTATTGGCAGAGGGCAGCCTGGTTTCCAGAAGTGTTAGTAAGTGGTCTGGGACTAAGTCAGAATAAGATAATAGACCAATTGTTTTAAATTCTACTTGAAGTCACACCCTTATTTTAAATAACCCTTCTCTCAAAGGAGCTTAAATGACCAACCAGAAAAACCAACAGGTAAGGGAAAAGACAAAAGACTTTCACTCCATTTATGctggagaaaataaagatgaaaaattagtCAATCTGTATGTGAGCACAATGGTAAATAATAGAGGGAGAGACAAAATCTGGGCCTGGTTTCCCAGTTTATGAGGGCTTTTAATCATTAAGCCACAACTAATTAATGTACTTCCTTCACCCCTCTCATACTAAGAATCATTTTTCCATGTCAACCAAAAAGATCTTGATGTCATTTTTAACAAAAGATTCTGTCCAACATGAATTTTGCTTTCTACTAacccaaagacaaagaaaatgaattaaatattcaAATGATCAGGAGTGACACTTGAAGGATATCTAGTCCTCGTCTCCAAATACTCTTCTTCTAGATTACCTAAAAAAGAGATGTGTAAAGGTTTAATATAAGGATCTGTCTCAAGACAATCAACACTTTTAGGTAAGAGGAAAACATCTGGGtaattcaaatttggccactCTACCATTAacaaaaataacatcaaaataATCTTCTCTAGTCAAACATCACTTTCCTTCAAGCCATCTTCATATCTTCAAATTCTGAGGGTATGCTAATTCTgaagataattctgaaagacatgggtgaaaaaaaagagatgaaccAGTTTCCTCATGTTATGCAAACAGGAACTGAGACACTTGATCAAGGCACTTTTAGCCAGGATGGATCCAGAAAAAAATAGACACCAAGAGCCTTGGGTTCTTAGCCAGAGTCATATAGGTCTTCCAGGGGCCAGGTCATGAAGAGGCTAGCAGATATACTAGCAGGACCCCCTTTGGCCTGGTCATTTCTAAAGCTAGATGTCTATCCTCTTCTTGGAGGACTTAAATCATAAGCAGAGTGACCGAAGGCTAGACCATGCCATGAAAAAGACTGGAGGAGAAAGAGGCCTAGAAATGGCTTTCTGAATCCACAGAAGGGTAGCAAGCTCTTTAATAACAGGGATGGgtttccctgagccacctacaCTGTGGGGAAACCAGTCCTTTTACAACTTGCTGAATCATTCAGCTCCATCTTCCACCAAAAGGCAAAGATTCCCAATCTCTCTCCTCCTACTCTCATCATTACTCTTGACTCCTACCAGCCTACATCCAAAACAACATCTAGAATTTAAACATTTGCCAGGAAGAGCCACTCATAGAGCCCACAGTACAGAGGACACAGATAATGTGTGCCACCAGTATGCTGTAAGTCAACTGGAGTGCTATAAAACCAGAGATTCAAGTAATATGAGTCAGCTGCTCTGATGTTGAAAGGAGGGCACCCTCTCAGAAAGGGGGCCAATATTGAAGGTGGGATGGGTGCCCCTGAGAAGGATGTGATTACAACTGCTCAGTCTTTAAAGAAGGTTgggggatgggaagagaggatatgaaatggagaaagagggGCCAGGCCTAATCCAAATTCAAGTCCCTGCAAAAGAAACTGGTTCCCTTCTTCAACTCTGAGGTACTTTATTACTATTTAATGGATAGATGAAAATCACCAAGTCCAAGAAATAACCCAAAGTTCTTTTGTTTTGCAGTGAAGCATCCAGAAAGCAATGGTTTTGGTGGACTTGGTCAAGAAAACTAACTTAATGAAGTCAAGGTCTCTCCATTGAGATTAGAGACTTATGGTAGGAGTGGTTCTCTGAACTCAGTTAATCAGAAAAGACAGACTCAGTTTAATTATTAAGCCAAGTTCATCCTGGATAGTTTCCTTGAAAGAGGATGGAAAAGCTAACTACAGGACAAGTTTGCAACTTGGTTATAACAGAAATTTGAGGGAAGACAGTTTAAGCCTCCCTCCTGGTCACTACCATTaacatatcagaaagagaaacaattttggaACAATTTTCACCTAAATTAGCAACATGAACCAAATAAGCAGGAGAGAAACAGTGCTTTCAGTAAAAGTCAGAGGGCAAATTCTGACAGACTTCTTGTCACTCACTACAAcagaatataaaaagagagagattaatgTTCACAGGATggctaatccaactccttcaaaTCACTTTTTGGATGTTGCAAGTATACATGGAATGTCCTTAGGTTGTTGGATTCCTCCTTATGCAACATGACATCTTTGAGAAGCTATTCTcacaatatacaaaatataattttataataataataataataataatggaattgAAGAGTATATCAGAGACTGTTATTATTACATGTAGTTtaactaataattattataattgttacaAAAGTCCTTCACTAACATCTCATCATGGCTCTCAAAGGTTATGGCAGAAGAACATAAGATCTAGCAGGATATGCCAAACTGGAAAAGGCTGAATTTGGTCTCAGGGCAGAGAGGACCAGTCTGGCTAAGTACAGAGAAGTTTGCCACTTGGATGCTGGCCACAAAGGAATGAAATCTCTGGCCATGGCTactcggaaaaggaaaaaaaaaatgcaaaatggccCTCATTTCTGGGAAGtgcctttctccttcctcagtAATAGTGGAAGACAGCAGGAAAGGAGGCAAAGGACAGGTTAAGAATCACATGTTTTCTAGATTAGTGATAAACATGAACTTAACTGGTGATACTCTAAGTATCATATCCTTATTCGATGACCACAGGGAAAATATTACTAGAGAAACCAAACTGTATAAATATTAACATTGTCTTTGTAAATTAAACCAGAATATAGAAGTTATACTAAACGAAAGATGACTCACAGCTTCTCTGATGATgagttaaaaagcattttatgtaCTAGATGCTAAGGACATCCAGGGCTATAAACACAAAAGTGAGagagtccttgtcctcaaagtaATTAACAATCTATTACAGGGATACAATATGTTCACAGGTAAGTTAAGTACAAAACATGTACAAAATGATTTAGGGGAAAAGGTAAGTAAGCActaacaactgaggaaactggggAAGGCCTCTGGAAGGAGGTGGCAAAACAGTCAAACAAAGGCATTCATATTCTGTCCCAAAGGGAGATTCTGAAGCTTCTTAAGCAGAGAAGTAACACTTGAGGACTATTACTTTAGCATCTATATGGAAGTAGTATTAGAGAGAGGCAAGACCAATTAGGATGCTACTGCCAATACTCCAGAAAGAAGCAATGTGGACCCAGACCCGATGCTATAGTAATAGTGatgccagaaaaaaaagaaagagaagagtatcaataaaacaataataaaatacacTGAAGAAAGCTGAATCACAGAGAAGCAAGACAGTATTAGGATTATTGTATACCTAAAAAACCCCTCCAAGCTCTACATAATAGAAacttatagttttatatataattatccatttctgttcttttatgtatatgaagaaaatgatcaTGTTAATGTCtgtcaagttcataataaaaacatACACTTGTTAAAAATGTGGCaatatagctgtgtgactctgggcaggtcacttaaccccaactgcctagcccttaccattctcttctgtggaaccaatacttggtatcaattttgagacagaaggtaaggattaaaaaaaaaaaagttgagaatgTAGAAACACTAAGTGAATGTGGGCAGTTTTTTCCCTAGATTCTGACtctgaaagaaaggagagaggaggatgaTAGTTTGAGGGGATGATAAATTCAAATGAAGGCCTTTTTTTGCTTTGAGGATGGGAACAATCTAGACATACCTGAAGGCTATAGGAAAAGTAGCCAGTctatcaggaaagaaaaaaaaggattggcATGTGGTAGGAAAACTCATAGTGGATCCAGTCAGCATGGCTATGTGACTTCCTCTACAAGTGTTCAGCAGCTTATAAGCAGaagcagaaaaggaagatgatgCAAATAATTCAGGGTGCCAGTGGCAAAAGGGGATTTAACAGTCCCAAGACAATGTTAAAGCTGAACTAAAGAGAAGCCAGGCTAGGAATGATAACATGGGAAAGCAGGATGAGACTGGAGGCTGGGGTGAGGATAGGAATGAAGCACAAGGAGATCTCAAAGAACAGGAAATTGTGATCAGGTACAGGAATTTCAGAGTTACAAATAGAAGAGGTAGAAGAGGTAGAATAGATAGATGTAAGGGATTAATGATGTTGAGATCAAGTGCATGATACCAATCATGTATGGCTGAGGTGGAATGAAAGTGAAGATCAAGGGAGTTAATGAGGCTGATGAGCTAGAGAATATATGAATAATTAAcatgaaaatgagaaataaaatactaaaataactTTATAACTCAAATGTAATGATCAATAATCTTGATTTAAAAGGAATAATGGTAAAACAAGCTTCCTTTCTCTTGAAAGAGAAGTGGTGGGATACAGGTAAAAAAAGTACATATTACCATATATGGCTTACGTCTCTGTTTTGCtcaactgtttttcttttataaaagggAAGGTTTTATCAGGAAGAATTTTTGGAAATTGTCAACAAAAagcattaatatatttaatgcaatttaaaaaaagttactgCAATCTCTAAAATGCAGTTCAAGCAGTCCTCATGGGAAAAATAACATCTTTGCAATcatccattaaaaaaatgaaaaagagaagattaatgaactgaatatgctttttaaaaaattaaagaatcaacaaatgaataataaaataagcatAAATGAGGAGatacttaaaaataagaaatagataaattgtaaacaaaacagaaataaaaataaaactaaaaggtgattttttaaaaaaagactaataaaattgacCAATCCTTAGTTAATCTAACAGAAAGAAGAtagcagaaaatcaaatcaacaaaatagCAAATGAGCAAGGTGAAATCACAGCAAAAcccaaagaaatagaaagcataatcagaacattataaacagtTATATTCTAAAAACaatgagaacacaaaagaaataagagaaatgccttcaaaaataaaaaatatccaaaCTATCAAAATATCAGGTacagatctttaaaaaaacacaatctCAGAAAAGGGGAAATAGATCTAGTTAGAAAGGAACTACCCAAGGAAAAAGCCCTGGCCCTGATGGATTCAGAGGAGAAtgctatcaattttttaaaaaacagtaagtACTCAtacttcacaaattattctcaaaatttgttaaggaag is from Gracilinanus agilis isolate LMUSP501 chromosome 2, AgileGrace, whole genome shotgun sequence and encodes:
- the LRRC8A gene encoding volume-regulated anion channel subunit LRRC8A, translated to MIPVTELRYFADTQPAYRILKPWWDVFTDYISIVMLMIAVFGGTLQVTQDKMICLPCKWVTKDSCNDSFQGWSTPAPDTTYYNSTILPSPDPGPKGIKYDLDRHQYNYVDAVCYENRLHWFAKYFPYLVLLHTLIFLACSNFWFKFPRTSSKLEHFVSILLKCFDSPWTTRALSETVVEESDPKPAFNKMNGSMDKKSSTVSEDVEATVPMLQRSKSRIEQGIVDRSETGVLDKKEGEQAKALFEKVKKFRTHVEEGDIVYRLYMRQTIIKVIKFILIISYTVYYVNNIKFDVDCTVDIQSLTGYRTYRCAHPLATLFKILASFYISLVIFYGLICMYTLWWMLGRSLKKYSFESIREESSYSDIPDVKNDFAFMLHLIDQYDPLYSKRFAVFLSEVSENKLRQLNLNNEWTLEKLRQRITKNSQDKLELHLFMLSGIPDTVFDLIELEVLKLELIPDVTIPPSIAQLTSLKELWLYHTAAKIEAPALAFLRENLKALHIKFTDIKEIPLWIYSLKTLEELHLTGNLNAENNRYIVIDGLRELKRLKVLRLKSNLTKLPQVVTDVGVHLQKLSINNEGTKLIVLNSLKKMVNLTELELIRCDLERIPHSIFSLHNLQEIDLKDNNLKTIEEIISFQHLHRLTCLKLWYNQIAYIPIQIGNLTNLERLYLNRNKIEKIPTQLFYCRKLRYLDLSHNNLTFIPADIGLLQNLQNLAVTANRIEGLPPELFQCRKLRTLHLGNNVLQSLPSRVGELTNLTQIELRGNRLECLPVELGECPLLKRSGLVVEEDLFNTLPLEVKERLWRADKEQA